The Parabacteroides sp. AD58 genome includes a window with the following:
- a CDS encoding thymidylate synthase, producing the protein MKQYLDLLNRVLTEGVHKEDRTGTGTTSIFGHQMRFNLEEGFPLLTTKKLHLKSIIYELLWFLKGDTNVKYLQDNGVRIWNEWADPDGNLGHIYGYQWRSWPDYKGGSIDQISEAVETIKHNPDSRRIIVSAWNVGDLENMNLPPCHAFFQFYVANGRLSLQMYQRSADIFLGVPFNIASYALLLQMMAQVTGLKAGDFVHTLGDAHIYSNHMEQVKLQLTREPRPLPRMELNPDVKSIFDFQYEDFHLICYDPHPHIKGVVAV; encoded by the coding sequence ATGAAACAATATCTTGATTTGCTCAACCGTGTACTGACAGAAGGCGTTCATAAAGAAGATCGTACCGGTACGGGCACAACCAGTATCTTCGGCCATCAGATGCGATTCAACTTGGAAGAGGGCTTTCCGTTGCTGACAACGAAAAAGCTTCACCTGAAATCCATCATCTATGAATTGCTCTGGTTCTTGAAAGGTGATACCAACGTAAAGTATTTGCAGGACAATGGCGTGCGGATATGGAACGAATGGGCCGATCCGGACGGGAATTTAGGACACATTTATGGTTATCAATGGCGTTCGTGGCCCGATTATAAAGGAGGATCGATTGATCAGATCAGCGAAGCTGTCGAGACGATCAAACACAATCCCGATTCCCGCCGTATCATTGTCAGTGCCTGGAATGTGGGAGATTTGGAGAATATGAATCTGCCGCCCTGCCATGCTTTCTTTCAATTCTATGTGGCAAACGGACGATTGAGCCTGCAAATGTATCAGCGTAGTGCCGACATCTTTCTGGGCGTTCCGTTCAACATTGCCTCCTATGCCCTGTTATTGCAGATGATGGCGCAGGTAACCGGATTGAAAGCCGGAGATTTTGTCCATACATTAGGCGATGCCCATATCTATTCCAACCATATGGAGCAGGTAAAACTCCAGCTGACGCGCGAGCCTCGTCCGCTTCCGCGTATGGAGCTGAACCCGGATGTCAAAAGTATCTTCGATTTCCAATATGAAGATTTTCATTTGATCTGTTACGACCCACACCCGCACATCAAGGGCGTTGTCGCTGTCTGA
- a CDS encoding putative toxin-antitoxin system toxin component, PIN family, with amino-acid sequence MQSIVLDTNVLVMSISARNVYHKVWQAFLQGDYTLCVSNEILEEYVEVLTRNINARVAEAVVYAILTRWNVRKLDPHYRFHLIKTDEDDNKFVDCAIAGNARYIVTEDHHFDVLKEISFPKVAVINIDDFASQF; translated from the coding sequence ATGCAGTCGATAGTTCTTGATACGAATGTTTTGGTGATGTCTATTTCTGCCCGCAATGTTTATCATAAGGTATGGCAAGCGTTTCTGCAAGGAGATTATACATTGTGCGTAAGTAATGAGATTTTGGAAGAATATGTGGAAGTATTAACCCGAAATATCAATGCTCGTGTTGCAGAAGCAGTTGTTTATGCAATTTTGACTCGATGGAATGTTCGTAAGCTAGATCCTCATTATCGATTTCATTTGATTAAAACAGATGAAGATGATAATAAATTTGTGGATTGCGCAATTGCCGGAAATGCACGTTATATTGTAACAGAAGACCATCATTTTGATGTGCTAAAGGAAATTTCGTTTCCTAAAGTCGCTGTGATAAATATTGATGATTTTGCAAGCCAATTTTAA
- a CDS encoding DNA alkylation repair protein — MEDLRDIRKQLRLAMNGVISTSMRQKGMNYKLIFGVPFPEIKRIAATHEPDAELARAMWQEDVREMKILATLLFPTGSMTQEEALAWMREIPYPEIAEQCCNNLFPSVQQPDQLALKFLADKKSPFGRMCGFLLWAQLFKKNLAVEKSRVEAFLAECTCTMHPDVEAGAAESSWQEKQAAVQALKFFGRLSPANAQDALSVIAEDGQPETEELKAYYDDLQFEFAYYEEK, encoded by the coding sequence GTGGAAGATTTAAGAGATATACGAAAACAATTGCGGCTGGCGATGAACGGAGTGATTTCTACCAGCATGCGTCAGAAAGGAATGAATTATAAGCTGATCTTCGGTGTTCCATTTCCGGAGATCAAGCGGATTGCCGCTACACACGAACCCGATGCTGAACTGGCTCGTGCCATGTGGCAAGAAGATGTCCGGGAAATGAAAATCCTGGCAACCTTACTTTTCCCAACGGGTAGTATGACGCAGGAAGAAGCTTTGGCCTGGATGCGTGAAATCCCTTATCCGGAGATTGCCGAACAATGTTGCAATAACCTTTTCCCTTCAGTACAACAACCGGATCAGCTGGCTTTGAAGTTCTTGGCAGATAAGAAAAGTCCGTTCGGACGCATGTGTGGTTTTCTGCTTTGGGCACAGTTGTTCAAGAAGAACCTGGCAGTCGAAAAGAGTCGGGTAGAAGCCTTTCTGGCAGAATGTACGTGTACGATGCATCCGGATGTAGAGGCTGGAGCTGCTGAATCTTCTTGGCAAGAGAAACAGGCTGCGGTACAGGCGTTGAAATTCTTCGGTCGTCTTTCTCCGGCAAATGCTCAGGATGCTTTATCGGTTATCGCAGAAGACGGACAGCCGGAAACGGAAGAATTAAAAGCCTATTACGATGATCTGCAGTTTGAGTTCGCTTATTATGAGGAAAAGTAA
- a CDS encoding dihydrofolate reductase encodes MSTISIIAAIADNNAIGKNQQLLWHLPADMKHFKELTTGHAIIMGRKTFESLPNGPLPERKNVVLTTLPEAGFVNCFPCESMRDALDLCEKEDEIFIIGGALVYRQALSKADKMYITRVHHEFENADAFFPVVNWDLWEEVDRQEFPADEKNTYPYTFLTYVRKA; translated from the coding sequence ATGAGTACTATTTCTATTATCGCTGCCATAGCCGACAACAATGCTATTGGCAAAAATCAGCAGCTTCTGTGGCATTTACCGGCCGACATGAAGCATTTTAAGGAATTGACAACTGGTCATGCTATTATTATGGGAAGGAAGACTTTCGAATCCCTGCCCAACGGTCCGTTGCCAGAGCGTAAAAATGTAGTACTGACTACGCTTCCTGAAGCAGGTTTCGTAAACTGTTTCCCTTGTGAGTCCATGCGCGACGCCTTGGATTTGTGTGAAAAGGAAGACGAAATATTCATTATCGGAGGAGCTCTGGTATATCGTCAGGCTCTAAGTAAAGCCGACAAAATGTACATTACCCGTGTACATCATGAGTTTGAAAATGCGGATGCTTTCTTCCCGGTAGTGAACTGGGATTTATGGGAAGAAGTAGACAGACAGGAATTCCCGGCAGACGAGAAGAATACTTATCCTTATACTTTCCTGACATACGTTCGCAAAGCATAA
- a CDS encoding dipeptidyl peptidase 3 encodes MKEEFSYIVDQFADLQILRYQVPGFANLSLRQKQLLYHLSEAALMGRDILFDQNGRYNLVIRRTLEAVYLYGKVDKSSADYQAFEVYLKRVWFANGIHHHYGEDKFIPGFSEAFFDAAVRSVDTSLLPLKADETVDALLACLKPVIFDPSVMPKRTVQSGDTDWIQASANNYYGEDVTQAEVEAFYGKMKAEGDSRCPLSYGLNSRLEKENGQLVERVWKVGGLYSEAIERIVAELEKATAFAENEKQRRIIATLIDYYRTGDLRTFDAYSILWVEDTDSQVDFVNGFIETYGDALGLKASWESTVNFRNEEATRRTQIISENAQWFEDHSPVDKRFKKERVKGVSAKVITVTMLGGDCYPSTPIGINLPNADWIRRDHGSKSVTIENIMEAYDKASQGSGFSDEFVWSDEERNRIKTYGFLTDMLHTDLHECLGHGSGQLLPGTDPDALKAYASTLEEARADLFGLYYLADPKMQELGLVPDGEAFKAEYYKYMMNGLLTQLVRIEEGKDVEEAHMRNRQLIARWVFEQGAADKVVELKKREGKTFVVIHDYQQLRVLFGKLLAEVQRIKSEGDYEAGRSLVENYGVKIDPVLHHEIRERYVRLHLSPYKGFVNPVMREVKDNSGHVTDITLDYTEGYAEQMLRYSRDYSYLSL; translated from the coding sequence ATGAAAGAAGAGTTTTCTTACATAGTTGATCAGTTTGCCGATTTGCAAATTCTGCGCTACCAAGTGCCGGGATTTGCAAATCTCTCTTTGCGTCAGAAGCAGTTGCTCTATCATTTATCGGAGGCAGCTTTGATGGGACGCGATATTTTATTTGACCAGAACGGTCGTTATAATCTGGTAATACGCCGGACGCTCGAGGCGGTTTATCTGTACGGGAAAGTAGATAAATCATCGGCCGATTATCAGGCCTTCGAGGTCTATTTGAAGCGGGTTTGGTTTGCCAACGGTATTCATCATCATTACGGAGAAGATAAGTTTATACCCGGTTTCTCGGAAGCCTTCTTCGATGCGGCTGTCCGTTCGGTTGATACTTCTCTATTGCCTTTGAAAGCAGATGAAACAGTTGATGCCTTGCTGGCTTGTTTGAAGCCGGTGATCTTTGATCCGTCTGTGATGCCTAAACGTACTGTTCAAAGCGGAGATACTGACTGGATTCAGGCGTCGGCCAATAATTACTATGGCGAAGATGTTACCCAGGCTGAAGTAGAAGCCTTTTACGGGAAGATGAAGGCCGAAGGCGACAGTCGCTGTCCACTGTCTTATGGTTTGAACAGTCGATTGGAAAAAGAAAACGGTCAGTTAGTCGAACGGGTATGGAAAGTAGGTGGCCTGTATTCGGAAGCCATCGAACGGATTGTGGCCGAACTGGAGAAAGCAACTGCTTTTGCCGAGAACGAGAAACAACGCCGGATCATCGCTACACTGATAGATTATTATCGTACCGGCGATCTTCGTACCTTCGATGCCTATTCTATTCTTTGGGTGGAAGATACCGACTCGCAAGTTGATTTCGTGAATGGCTTTATCGAAACCTATGGTGATGCCTTGGGATTAAAGGCCAGCTGGGAATCGACGGTGAATTTTCGGAACGAAGAAGCCACTCGTCGCACACAGATCATCAGCGAGAATGCTCAGTGGTTTGAAGATCACTCGCCTGTGGATAAACGGTTCAAGAAGGAACGGGTAAAAGGTGTGAGTGCGAAGGTGATCACGGTTACGATGTTGGGTGGCGACTGTTATCCTTCTACGCCGATAGGAATTAATCTTCCGAATGCCGATTGGATTCGTCGCGACCACGGTTCGAAGTCGGTTACCATCGAGAATATTATGGAAGCCTATGACAAGGCTTCGCAGGGCAGCGGCTTTAGTGATGAGTTCGTCTGGAGTGATGAAGAACGCAATCGCATTAAGACATACGGTTTCCTGACGGATATGCTGCATACTGATTTGCATGAATGTTTGGGTCATGGTTCTGGTCAGCTGCTTCCCGGCACAGATCCGGATGCCTTGAAAGCCTACGCTTCTACATTGGAAGAAGCCCGTGCCGATTTGTTCGGCTTATATTACCTGGCTGATCCGAAGATGCAGGAATTAGGCTTGGTTCCTGACGGCGAAGCCTTTAAAGCCGAATACTATAAATACATGATGAACGGCTTGCTTACCCAGCTGGTTCGTATCGAAGAAGGTAAGGATGTAGAGGAAGCTCACATGCGAAACCGGCAGTTAATCGCCCGCTGGGTATTTGAACAGGGAGCAGCTGATAAGGTAGTAGAACTGAAAAAGCGTGAAGGAAAGACCTTTGTTGTCATCCATGATTATCAGCAGTTGCGCGTTTTGTTCGGGAAACTCCTGGCAGAAGTTCAGCGTATCAAGAGCGAAGGCGATTATGAAGCCGGACGATCGCTGGTGGAAAACTATGGTGTCAAGATCGATCCTGTATTGCATCATGAGATACGTGAACGCTATGTCCGTTTGCATCTGTCGCCTTATAAAGGATTTGTCAATCCGGTTATGCGTGAAGTTAAGGACAATTCCGGTCATGTAACCGACATTACGTTGGATTATACCGAAGGATATGCCGAACAAATGCTGCGTTACAGTCGGGATTATTCTTATTTGAGTTTGTAA
- a CDS encoding MG2 domain-containing protein yields MKIRALFFSALLIPVAALTAYYAAAHQETSSGFSIPKDKSPSEVIQTLVQHMHDELEKDADKFPDLIQETTEYTRQVQDSATAAFLHSLLAEMYQSYYNQKGWTIRQRTPLQGYVPEDMREWTSNLFEEKITDELKQSLSPVQTLQNTPAERFAQVMKQGKDARTLRPTLYDFLLQRAIDIQADDAYYQAWLQFRKTQTNPKAETLVALDYLQYQYREGEKTRSMYKQSLDSLLTRTTDPESQLEIQLNRLEWLQQEPYYYANNAQQDSVRQLVYDFCQQQVQAFAAYPRANEFKNAIERMEQASVSIQHKNQVYPGKEQELKIRYKHVTELQVKVYQNKAATVTALRQGSKDNTAYYGKLVKEMTVRLPQASPLLTKDTTLLIPMEQPGLFMYEVSTTDKSLTNRAPFSVSRLALTYRPNAEGLQEVFVTDFETGKPLADIPVICYNTTLQWVVKELATVKTDAKGFALLAVKNRNQIDAVRPVLPQDTAALLTGISASYRQMTDNKSQTYVSLFTDRGIYRPGQTVAFKGIVYTDDKKQLTANEGETVSVSLRDANYKEIARKEFTTNAFGSFHGEFILPQQGLNGNFTLVTDKTSASFRVEEYKRPSFRLDIGPIKEEVSFGKEIQIQGKAESFSGVALQEGKVEWTITRLPFWLRAYMPDPYNQSYEQVAQGTADINQKGQFQFTFVPEREQTDSDRPVCQSYEVKARLTDSKGETQETSYVFSVGDAGIVLSLQLNYWQEKEKAEAKVIAQTLNGEKVKAQGSYTLYKLAEKKDPKTGSIVYETDSILAVGPFSTDQTLTDAFKNLAAGRYRLQVHSMDQKGVTVRAEGDFILYSLQDRHMPVFISSWMPEGNYEALPGETIDVYFGTSESPAYVIYELFAANGTRIHRELVSMRNENRAFPVLYQESYGEGMTASFSFVKGGKLYSNSCSIVRKEPERKLTFHTETFRDHLLPGSQENWKFRLVDADSSAVQAEVLASMYDASLDQILPFHWYFTPQRHVSLWRNYFQTGLSFQTQNRSQYAELSLQDVPAYSYDQMYQAWTEMLQQNLRFYAASSTRSLTGGLKLRGTMAKSAANVIEALQITEDSAVLSEPEVSSANTVMAEEASAAPAPAQTETVSFRENFAETAFFYPVLQTDETGHVSFNFTVPESNTTWKLQLLAQTKDMKYGHLSKEAVTSKPIMVSPYLPRFLRNGDEAVISTQIINQMAEAIQGKAKLELFNPETEEILLKVEKPFSLTADETGTIQWNFQVKDWDKLGVVGCRIQAVGAADSDGEQHLLPVLPNQTLITESIPFYLTDEKVLAIKLPKQALTNPYRITFEVSSNPIWYVVQALSTLNEPKQEDILSWFSVYYSNTLSAYIAQAHPRIKQVIDQWKAAGENMETLLSNLEKNEELKTILLEETPWVLDAANETEQKQRLQLLFDTNRTSQVREEALQQLLKQQLPNGGWSWMKGMPASRYITLQILKGMAQLIQLNAVTYNQTEKEMQIKALRFLDQSIQEDYEQLLKITGEPTAIPTDEQVEYLFVRSLYRDIPELGEAREAIRYYTRQAETNWKEYGLYSRAAIAWLMYQNGKKETTQDIVAWFRKTATDHAEKGMYWANNRNTFASNRSAIETHCLIMALFQQTDPNQEQTDRMKQWLLNQKRTQNWESVPATQNAIYALLLTGNSWIEETNVCHIRLNDATWSTTDGETGTGYLKVNPTITQLTSVKSPVVRIQKSGKAPAWGSIYIQYFAPLDEVEKQKGVLNVEKKLFVETNESGKREIRPVTEAQPLKVGDKVIVRLTVRSDRDMEYVFLKDLRAGCFEPTQALSGSQYRDGIWYYRSSKDLSENIYIEHLPQGTFVLEYPVVVSRSGSYTGGISTIQCLYAPEFISRTEGNRLLVTE; encoded by the coding sequence ATGAAGATAAGAGCATTATTTTTTTCCGCCCTATTGATCCCGGTAGCTGCTTTAACTGCCTACTATGCGGCTGCCCACCAGGAAACAAGCTCCGGGTTTTCGATTCCGAAAGATAAAAGTCCATCGGAAGTCATTCAGACACTCGTACAGCACATGCACGATGAACTGGAGAAAGATGCGGATAAGTTTCCGGATCTGATCCAGGAAACGACCGAATATACCCGGCAGGTTCAGGATTCGGCCACCGCAGCCTTCTTACATTCACTGCTGGCCGAAATGTATCAGTCCTACTATAACCAGAAAGGATGGACGATTCGCCAGCGTACGCCGCTACAAGGTTATGTTCCGGAAGATATGCGGGAATGGACATCTAATCTGTTTGAAGAAAAGATAACAGATGAACTGAAGCAGTCCTTATCTCCGGTTCAGACACTTCAGAACACACCGGCTGAAAGATTTGCCCAGGTGATGAAACAGGGAAAGGATGCCCGGACATTGCGCCCTACCTTATATGATTTCCTGCTGCAACGGGCAATCGACATACAGGCCGACGATGCCTATTATCAGGCTTGGTTACAATTCCGCAAGACGCAAACGAATCCAAAAGCTGAAACCTTAGTAGCCTTGGATTACCTGCAATACCAATACCGGGAAGGAGAGAAAACAAGAAGTATGTACAAACAGTCGCTCGACTCTTTACTGACTCGTACGACTGATCCGGAATCCCAGCTGGAAATACAGCTGAACCGCCTGGAGTGGTTACAGCAAGAACCGTATTATTACGCGAACAATGCCCAGCAGGATTCGGTACGCCAACTCGTTTACGACTTCTGCCAGCAGCAAGTCCAGGCATTTGCCGCTTATCCTCGGGCCAATGAGTTCAAGAACGCCATCGAACGGATGGAACAGGCCTCTGTCTCTATCCAGCATAAGAACCAGGTTTATCCGGGAAAAGAACAAGAACTCAAAATCCGTTATAAGCATGTAACGGAACTCCAGGTAAAAGTGTACCAAAACAAGGCTGCTACGGTAACGGCCTTACGTCAGGGAAGCAAAGACAATACGGCTTACTACGGAAAGCTCGTCAAAGAGATGACCGTCCGTTTGCCCCAAGCTTCTCCTTTGCTGACAAAAGACACAACCTTACTTATTCCGATGGAACAACCGGGATTGTTTATGTATGAAGTATCCACAACCGATAAAAGTCTGACAAACCGTGCGCCGTTTAGTGTAAGTCGCTTAGCTCTTACCTATCGTCCGAATGCAGAAGGCTTGCAGGAAGTGTTTGTAACCGACTTTGAAACGGGAAAACCGCTGGCGGATATTCCGGTGATCTGTTACAACACGACGCTGCAATGGGTAGTAAAAGAACTGGCAACCGTCAAGACCGATGCAAAGGGATTTGCCTTGCTTGCCGTTAAAAACCGGAATCAGATTGATGCAGTCCGTCCGGTTCTGCCTCAGGATACAGCGGCTTTGCTGACAGGTATTTCGGCTTCATACCGACAGATGACCGACAACAAGTCGCAAACGTATGTTTCCCTGTTTACAGATCGGGGTATTTACCGACCGGGACAAACGGTTGCCTTCAAGGGAATTGTCTATACAGACGATAAAAAGCAGTTAACTGCCAACGAAGGTGAAACGGTTTCGGTATCCCTGCGTGATGCCAATTACAAGGAAATTGCCCGGAAAGAATTTACAACCAATGCTTTTGGTTCTTTCCACGGTGAATTCATCTTGCCTCAACAAGGATTGAATGGAAACTTTACCCTGGTAACAGATAAAACCTCTGCTTCTTTCCGCGTAGAAGAATATAAACGTCCTTCGTTCCGACTGGATATCGGACCGATAAAAGAAGAAGTCAGCTTCGGAAAAGAAATTCAAATCCAAGGAAAAGCCGAATCGTTCTCAGGCGTAGCATTGCAAGAAGGGAAAGTAGAATGGACCATCACCCGCCTTCCGTTCTGGTTACGGGCGTATATGCCTGATCCTTATAACCAAAGTTATGAACAAGTAGCCCAAGGAACAGCCGATATTAATCAGAAAGGGCAATTCCAATTCACCTTTGTTCCGGAAAGAGAACAAACCGATTCCGACCGCCCGGTTTGCCAGTCGTATGAAGTAAAGGCACGCCTGACCGACAGTAAAGGCGAGACACAGGAGACATCGTATGTATTCTCAGTAGGAGATGCTGGCATCGTGCTTTCTCTTCAACTCAATTACTGGCAGGAAAAGGAAAAAGCCGAAGCGAAAGTCATCGCGCAAACCCTCAACGGAGAAAAGGTAAAGGCACAAGGTTCTTATACCCTTTATAAACTGGCAGAGAAGAAAGACCCGAAAACCGGTTCAATCGTTTACGAGACGGATTCGATCCTGGCCGTCGGACCTTTCTCTACGGATCAAACCCTTACGGATGCCTTCAAGAACCTGGCAGCCGGACGATATCGCTTACAAGTCCATTCAATGGATCAGAAAGGCGTGACGGTAAGGGCAGAAGGTGATTTCATTTTATACAGTCTGCAAGATCGCCATATGCCGGTATTCATATCTTCCTGGATGCCGGAAGGAAATTATGAAGCGCTTCCGGGAGAAACCATCGATGTCTATTTCGGTACTTCCGAAAGTCCGGCATACGTCATATATGAACTCTTTGCCGCCAACGGAACCCGTATTCATCGGGAACTCGTTTCTATGCGGAATGAGAACCGGGCATTCCCGGTATTGTACCAGGAATCGTATGGCGAAGGCATGACAGCCTCTTTCTCTTTCGTCAAAGGTGGCAAGCTGTATAGTAATAGCTGTTCCATCGTTCGGAAAGAACCGGAGCGGAAACTGACATTCCATACGGAAACATTCCGGGATCATCTGCTACCGGGTAGTCAGGAAAACTGGAAATTCCGGCTGGTAGATGCCGATTCTTCGGCTGTTCAGGCAGAAGTCCTGGCCAGTATGTATGATGCTTCTTTAGATCAGATCCTGCCTTTCCACTGGTATTTCACACCTCAGCGGCACGTATCTCTCTGGAGAAACTATTTCCAGACCGGACTTTCTTTCCAGACCCAGAACCGTTCGCAATACGCAGAACTGTCTTTGCAGGATGTTCCGGCTTACAGTTACGACCAGATGTACCAGGCCTGGACGGAAATGCTGCAACAGAATCTGCGGTTCTATGCGGCATCGTCGACCAGATCCTTGACAGGTGGACTGAAGCTACGCGGCACGATGGCTAAATCAGCAGCCAATGTTATCGAAGCCTTACAAATAACCGAAGACAGTGCTGTATTGAGTGAACCGGAAGTAAGCAGTGCGAATACCGTCATGGCAGAAGAAGCCAGCGCAGCTCCGGCACCAGCCCAGACAGAAACCGTTTCCTTCCGGGAAAACTTTGCCGAAACGGCTTTCTTCTACCCGGTATTACAGACCGATGAGACCGGACATGTTTCCTTCAACTTTACCGTTCCGGAAAGTAATACTACCTGGAAACTTCAATTACTGGCACAGACCAAAGACATGAAATACGGGCATCTGTCGAAAGAAGCCGTCACCAGTAAGCCAATCATGGTTTCTCCTTATTTACCCCGCTTCCTGCGAAACGGAGATGAAGCCGTCATCTCAACACAGATCATCAACCAGATGGCGGAAGCTATCCAAGGAAAGGCTAAACTGGAATTATTCAATCCGGAGACCGAAGAAATCTTGTTGAAGGTAGAGAAGCCGTTCTCGCTGACAGCCGATGAAACCGGAACGATACAATGGAACTTCCAGGTAAAAGACTGGGATAAACTGGGTGTAGTGGGTTGTCGTATTCAGGCTGTCGGTGCAGCCGACAGTGACGGTGAACAGCATCTGCTGCCTGTTCTCCCGAACCAGACACTGATTACGGAAAGTATTCCTTTCTACCTGACGGATGAAAAGGTACTGGCCATCAAGCTTCCGAAACAGGCCCTGACGAATCCGTACCGGATCACTTTCGAAGTCAGCAGTAATCCAATCTGGTATGTCGTGCAAGCTTTATCCACATTAAACGAGCCGAAGCAGGAAGATATCCTGTCGTGGTTCAGCGTTTATTACAGCAATACGTTATCTGCTTATATAGCCCAGGCTCATCCGCGTATCAAACAGGTAATCGACCAATGGAAAGCGGCCGGAGAAAATATGGAAACGCTTCTTTCCAACCTGGAAAAGAATGAGGAACTGAAGACAATTTTATTGGAAGAAACACCTTGGGTACTGGATGCTGCCAACGAGACCGAACAGAAACAACGCCTACAATTGCTGTTTGATACGAACCGAACTTCGCAAGTACGGGAAGAAGCCTTGCAGCAATTGCTGAAACAACAGCTTCCGAATGGTGGCTGGAGCTGGATGAAAGGTATGCCCGCCAGCCGGTATATCACCTTACAGATTCTGAAAGGTATGGCACAACTCATTCAGTTGAATGCCGTAACATACAACCAGACCGAAAAGGAAATGCAGATAAAAGCGCTTCGTTTCCTGGATCAGTCCATACAGGAAGATTACGAACAACTGTTGAAGATAACAGGAGAACCTACAGCTATTCCAACCGACGAACAAGTAGAATATCTGTTTGTCCGCAGTTTATATCGGGATATTCCGGAATTGGGTGAAGCCCGTGAAGCCATCCGTTACTACACCCGGCAGGCAGAAACGAACTGGAAAGAATACGGATTGTACAGCCGGGCAGCCATAGCCTGGCTCATGTATCAAAATGGAAAGAAAGAAACGACACAAGATATCGTCGCGTGGTTTCGGAAGACGGCAACCGATCATGCCGAGAAAGGTATGTATTGGGCTAACAACCGGAACACGTTTGCATCTAACCGGAGTGCCATTGAGACGCATTGTCTGATCATGGCTCTCTTCCAGCAGACCGATCCGAATCAGGAACAGACCGACCGGATGAAACAATGGCTGTTGAACCAGAAGCGAACCCAGAATTGGGAATCGGTTCCGGCAACACAAAATGCCATCTATGCCTTGTTACTGACGGGAAATTCGTGGATAGAAGAGACGAATGTCTGCCACATCCGCCTGAATGATGCGACTTGGAGCACTACAGATGGTGAGACAGGCACCGGTTATCTGAAAGTGAATCCGACAATCACCCAGCTTACATCCGTGAAGAGTCCGGTTGTCCGTATCCAGAAAAGCGGAAAGGCTCCGGCTTGGGGTTCCATCTATATCCAGTATTTTGCACCCTTAGACGAAGTAGAGAAGCAAAAGGGCGTATTGAATGTAGAGAAGAAACTGTTTGTGGAAACGAACGAATCAGGTAAGAGAGAAATTCGTCCGGTAACCGAAGCACAGCCGTTGAAAGTCGGAGATAAAGTCATCGTCCGTCTGACCGTCCGTTCCGATCGTGATATGGAATACGTATTCCTGAAAGATTTGCGTGCCGGCTGTTTCGAGCCAACCCAAGCGCTTTCCGGCAGCCAATACCGGGATGGCATCTGGTATTATCGTTCATCGAAAGATCTTTCCGAGAACATCTATATCGAACATCTGCCACAAGGTACGTTTGTATTGGAATATCCGGTCGTTGTCTCCCGGAGTGGTTCATACACCGGTGGCATCAGCACCATTCAGTGTTTGTATGCGCCCGAATTCATCAGTCGCACCGAAGGCAACCGGCTCTTGGTAACCGAGTAA